tttatattattaaataaccTTTGCTATTTGCGAGGTACATAcgaaaaattttttgaaaaatatgtaacaCGTAGTAAAAGGTTTAAGAGCAATATTTTAGGGTATTAGattgggatcttttgtacaaaaacTTCGACACTAAGTTACAAATTAGTAACTATCTAGTCGGGgttaaaaacaaattgaaaattaattattttcctGCGCAATCCATAGGTGTTGCGCAAGAGATCCTTAGATTGAACCTAAATAAGCAAATCAAACTgggaaaaaacaaaatatttcgattacATACTTTCTTTGCATACTGGCCAGATTCGATAGGCTTTCATCTTGCTCAGTGATGAATACCAGGCAAATGAGGGGGGTTTGATGAAATGATGTACTGTTTTGCCAACTTTTAAGCAGTGTCTTGAAAAGCTGAAAATGAATGTATTTTAAGTTCATTCTCAAATTATCAGTGACATATATCGAGGGTATGGCAGATATAGCTACTACCATTGGCAATTCTGGATTGCGGCGCAAAAAGAATGAAAAGTTCTAATCGTAACTTGttccaataaaatatttgtgccaTATCACGAATTTTAAATTAGACAAATAATCGTGGaagcaggactattgtgacgtcacaaaggcaaaataacctcggcgaagtatgtccgagtttttgcatctcggattctagtttagcgcgtattaatttgaatttatactacagtataggaagacgtgcacttgtgatattcactgtccgagtccaattcaccttggttggcttttatattaggtgcattgctgttttattcctCATATTTAaacttagtcttatttcggtgggtgtgcagagcgtgttatattgatgatatatagaattttaaacataaaaaataatggaattgaaactgattagctattttggggattagacattgtagatactgagaattacattcgtttttggaatgtttagttttcaggactggtgcatatagtaaagttgcaaaattgcgtatgtccccaagtcatagacacatttttgcctaagtcacagtgcgccaatatgacgtcacttaactgcgtcatacaaattaatttaaatccaGTTACATCAAAAATttaaccatggcaaattattgactctcaatggcataacaatatcattgggaagttttttacgtttttctcaaaactgctaaaaatgacttacgcaattcggtgaTTAGCATGACGATATGTAACACGTGGTAAAAGTTTCAAGAGCACTATTTTAGTGTATTAGATTTGATCTTTCGTACAAAGCCATTGAcaccaatgcaaaaatgtgatatttgataaaacCACTTGcgccaaattttaaaaataagtaattatctagttagtgtaaatttatatttccagcacaatctgcatttctaaccCAAACCATGACAGGataattattgatttattattttaacgtTAGCGGGGGTGTTTTGTTATTACCGGGGGAGGGGGTGTACAAAAGATACCTAATTGATCCTAAATATGCAAATGAAATTGGAAGACTCAAAAGATttcgattacatacttgctttgcCGGCCAGACTCGATGGGCTTTCATCTTGCTCTGTGATAAATACCAGACAAATCACCACGACGaaattattttgatgaaattgatgTACTGTCTTTCTAACGTTCAAGCAGTCTCTTAAAAGGCTGaaaattaatgtatttttagttcattCTAAAATTATCAGAGGTGTATTTAGCTTAGGATTGCGACGCAAAAAGAGTGCAAAGTTCTTACTCCAAATTGGtacaataaataatttcaaattgaaaataattgaaactcgtaTTGTGCCTAATCACTAATACCAAATTAGACAGCTAAACGTGAAAGTTTGGATATCTGtggtgaaatatataaaatttgacataaacTGGGTAATGGAAAGACTTCATGGCATCAAATTATTTCAAAGGACCTTCATAGAACACCTGGAACAGATCGACCCCAGGGGTTCGGTTTATTCAAACCCAGTTTAAAAAACATGGTATCGACCGTGTCGTGCTCATTACGCCATATCCATTCGTTATTGCTCCAGTAAGGGTTGTTTAGAAATATTGTTGCTACTTTTTAACGCTAAATTACGGGTATGTTAAGCAGAATAGTCATCTCCAAGGTACGATTCTACGAAATGAAAATGGTCTGGTTCTAACAGACTTTGCCATAGGAAATTTATAGGCGCGCATTGTTGCTTAAACTATAGAAAAAACGGAcaaagaaatgaaatttttctgcTATAAGATAGTTAAGCATATACTCAATAtataagaataaaatttgaatcagatttcccaaaaaattacaaatattactgtGTGAAATGATTTTTTAGTGCAGAGATATGTAATTAACCGGATATACTATATACCCAAATGTACACCAAATCAGATCCCGGGTATACAAACAAGAATTATTATAGGCGGAGAGATATGCAGAAAAGTCAGTACTCCCGAAGTAGTTCATGAtttctggtacaaatactacggaagtcactcggctagtccccggactcgtaatagaactaaagtaaggGTATTGGAacaatattatggcctaaccctaacctggtacacatactaagttccggtgtccgccatcttgaggCAAATACTTCGGGGGTAACGAAAAGTCTGCGGCTACGTTATTCGCTAATTTCTAAGCAAAAGCTATAGTTATAAAGCAACGtcaatttttacgttttttgttAGCAGTAATTTAGCACACATAATATCTTGTGACAAGACTTCCGTCCTGATTTCACTAAACAACTCCTTTttacaatttataatattaaataaccTTTGTTATTTGCAAGGTATATacgaagaaaataaaaattgaaaaatatgcaaCACGTAGTAAAAGTTTCAAGAGCACTATTTTAGTGTATTAGattgggatcttttgtacaaaaacTCCGACACTAAGTTCCAAATTAATGACTATCAAGTCGGggttaaaaacaaattaaaaattaattattttcctGCGCAATCTATAGGGGTTGTGCAAAAGATCCTTAGATTGAACctaaatatgcaaatcaaactttgaaaagaaaaatcaaaatatttcgattacatacttgctttgcATAGTGGCCAGATTCGATAGGCTTTCATCTTGCTCAGTGATGAATACCAGACAACTGACGAGGCATTTCTTTTGATGAAATGATGTACTCTGTCTTTctaactttcaagcagtgtcttagaaaactgaaattaaatgtatttttagtttattctcAAATTATCAGTAGCATATCTATTGTATGACAGCTATAGCTCCTACCATTGGAGACTTAGGATTGCGGTGCAAAAAGAGTGAATTAATCCtgaattgttaaaataaataatttctgCCTTATCACGAATTCAGAATTACGGTCGGTAAGTAGTTAAACGTGGATGTTTGCATATCTGCATATAGTACATTTTACATAAGTAAAAAGCTGGGTGAAGGAAAgatttcgtaaaattatttcagaggaTCTCAGGTTTGGTTTAATCAAACCCAGTTAAAAAACACCGTTATAGACAGTGCCGTGCTCATTACGTCATATTCACGGATTATTGCTCCAGTTAAAGGGTTGTTTAGAATGGTTGTTGCTACCTTTTTAACGCTAGATTACGGGTATGTGGGACAAAATAGTCAACTCCAAGGCGCGACTCGACGAAAAAAAAATGGTCTGGTTATAACAGATTTGGCCTTAAAtaattatgagcgcgcattgggGCTCAAACTAGCAAAAAGGGGAACgaagaaatgcaatttttcttATAAGATAAGCTTAtactaaatatacaaaaaagataATTTGTAAGAGATAGTAAAAGATAAGCTTAtactaaatatacaaaaaagataATTTGTCGCAGATTTCCTCAAAAATTACCAACTTGGAGTAATTTTTTAGTGCAGTTATATTCAACCGGATATACCATAAATAAGCAGGAGTATACCAAGATAGATCCCGGCTATACAAATAGCATTTTGCATACGATGGTACACTAGAGCTATAGCCGGATTCAAATTTCCCGGCCCGTTTTGTGTTTTTGAACGCGCACAGGTCCCGTTCAACATCGGGCTCAATAATTTATGAAGTATTTGTCTGTCCACGCCTCGCAATTTCCGAGTACAAGCTATAGTTACAAATCAAAGTCaatttttccctttttttatTCAGCACATATAATATTTTGTGACCAGCGTAAGACTTCTATCATGACTTCAAACAACTTTTTCTGcgctattttattaaataatctttGTTATTTGCGAGGTATATacgatgaaaataaaaattgaacaagGTGTAACATGTAGTAAAAGGTCCAATAGCGCTATTTTAGCATATTAGAttggaatattttgtaaaaagcaCTCGACAATAATGCAAAAATAGGCGCTCCTGAaatatgcgtaccaagatggcggacaccataacatagtatgtgtaccaggttaggattaggccataattttagttaCAAGTACTACGGGAATCAcatggctagtccccgaactcctaaaagaactaaaataaggaaaattgcaataaaatcatagcctaaccctaacctggtacacatactgcgttccggtgtccgccatggTACGtgtacttcaggagtaccccaaAATATgagatttgataaaaacacATAGATTGAACCTAATTATACgattaaaattaaaagattttgaTTGCATACTTGCTTTGCTTGTCAGACTCGATAGGCTTCTATCTCACTCAGACGAATTTCTCTTATTGATGAAGTAGTATACTGCCTTGTCAACTTTCAACAAGTGTTTaagaaagctgaaaataaatgtatgtGACATGATCGTCGTATTTTCACcaaaataataacgtacaagtattCCAATTCAACAACAGCCCTTCGAAATTGTGATTCAACTATCAAGGGGCGCATTTTAAAACTTTTGCGTAGATACATCCCTGCAAATAATTCAGAGATTTCCcctaaatttatgaaatattacttatttggaATAATCTGTCAGTACATTGTGTTGCACCTCATCTTGTAAATGACGACTAAACTAGTAACAATTATGTTATAATTCACCTTTTTATGAAAATCCTTTCTACAGTCACAGATATCTGCAGACATTTAACTTCATAATATACTACTCGCAGTTTTCGAAATATATAACGGAGTacaattattatgacaagaaaCTGTCCAATGGCAGTGACGCTTTTATAACTTTTTATGGAATATATGAGGCGTTACTTCTGTTAAGTATGTGGCATTACCATATTGATTACGAGAATCCATGGATGTCGTGTCGAAAAGTCgaataaaatgtataaatattaccTGTAGATTTTCCCTCGGTTTCGTTACATCGTGTCTTCGCATCTTCAATTACAACATCAACAACAATTCTGCATCTGAAAAGTtaagatattaataataaattgttgcAGAACTTTCTAATGCGGGAATGGGAATACGTCTAACCacaataactaaaatataaaagtaaaagcCAAGTATATATAAATCCATGAAATTGGTGTCATATTTGAGGTTTCGAAAGTTATCTATATTTCATTGATGTCAAGCGTGCCATGTGAAATGCTGCTTACGTAGTGACTGACTTATATCGGGCGCGACTTAAAAAGTGTGAGAATCACTGAATTCtaggatatatataatatgcgaGGACTCCTGAGAAAATATCGAATATCTGATGAATGAAACAGCAGAGCTATTCTATTACCTTTGTATCCTTCGCTAACTCGTCAATTTAGAATCAGTCTCAGGTATGTTTAGATTTTTAgttcatattcaaaataataggaaattgtaATTTCAACCAAAAAGATTTAGAAATCAGTTTATGAAAAGCAATACGTACAAAAATTGAGATAGTAAGCAACAACATTAaccaaatcaataaaaatatagagTTTTAAGGAAACCATATAACAGCTTTACAAACACTTGTTAatatttagctcacctgaatattgttccAAAGAGACGAACTGATAAGGAGTAATATTCCGGCACCAACCACACACAAAATCAACCGCACTCCATCATGTAAATTTGCTACTGAGGCGTTGTCGTCGCTTGTGCTTCCTTCCCGCGCGAAGAGTGGACGAAAACGCTAATTAGTCCATTGTAATTAAACGTTTTTAATTAGTCCCGTTATTTCAGGATCCAACAACCCTGGATCGCTAGGAGCGGATCACGCTTCTGACACGTGATCACAAAACATAAACAATGCAGATGACATTTGGTATTTGCTTAATATTACTTGAGATTGTTTGAATGCCCAATTTACACTAATTTCTCCGTCCAAACCAAACGTTGGAGACATAACATACATAGCAATATAATCGAGTTACATGTGAAAATCCTGTTTAATTTCTCAGACCGACGGTAACAATTGATAAAGACTCGATTTAGCGCAGAGCTAGCCCAAACTGGAGTTGCGACACCGCAGGTGAGACGCAGCAACGAAGTTTTGGGGTTGCACAGAATACTCGAATTTTACACACAGAGTACTACCGGAATATCTAATGTAAATTATAtacttttgattcaaaacacaaCTATTAAAACTAATGAAACGTATAAATTCCACTATTTTAAAACA
The genomic region above belongs to Styela clava chromosome 13, kaStyClav1.hap1.2, whole genome shotgun sequence and contains:
- the LOC120332952 gene encoding uncharacterized protein LOC120332952 — its product is MKAHRVWPAKQLFKTLLKSWQNSTSFHQTPLICLVFITEQDESLSNLASMQRNLLRDCLNVRKTVHQFHQKNFVVVICLVFITEQDESRSSLASRASFLN